A single genomic interval of Juglans regia cultivar Chandler chromosome 1, Walnut 2.0, whole genome shotgun sequence harbors:
- the LOC109009438 gene encoding BTB/POZ domain and ankyrin repeat-containing protein NPR1 — protein sequence MDARIGFSDSNEISNGSSICCVTTNAETLSSEPSAPPDVSALRRLSENLESLFDSPGSDYYADAKIVVTGSSSSNGREILVHRCILASRSPFFKNMFATSAKEIKGVAEFELKELAKEHQVGVDAVEAVLAYLYSGKVRPLPKAVCVCVDADCLHVACRPVVDFMVEVLYASSTFQISELVALYQRQLLDILEKAAIDDILLVLSVANMCGKECERLLARCIESIVKSDADTITLDKSLPQDIVKQIVDSRKELGLDKLESNSVPDKHVKRIHRALDSDDVELVRMLLKEGHTTLDDACALHYAVAYCDAKTTTELLDLGIADVNHRNQRGYTVLHISAMRKEPKIIVSLLTKGARPSDLTLDGRNALQISKRLTKAMVYNKSPEEGKASPKDRLCIEILEQAERRDPLLGEAALSLAMAGDDLRMKLLYLENRVGLAKLLFPMEAKVAMDIAQVDGTSEFPLGIKSKNLGNAQRTTVDLNEAPFRIQEEHLTRMKALSRTVELGKRFFPRCSEVLNKIMDADDISELAYLGSSDPEERLLKKQRYMELQEVLKQAFNEDKEEFDKSAMSSSASSTSLGVARSNGKLTIKK from the exons GAAACCCTCTCCTCCGAGCCTTCAGCACCTCCAGATGTCTCCGCCCTTCGCCGCCTCTCTGAGAACCTCGAATCGCTTTTCGACTCTCCCGGTTCCGATTACTATGCCGACGCCAAGATTGTAGTAACTGGTAGTAGCAGCAGTAACGGCCGAGAAATCCTCGTCCACCGGTGCATTCTAGCCTCAAGAAGCCCTTTCTTCAAGAACATGTTCGCCACTTCGGCGAAAGAGATCAAAGGCGTCGCCGAGTTCGAATTAAAGGAGCTGGCGAAAGAGCATCAGGTCGGGGTTGATGCGGTGGAGGCGGTCTTGGCTTACTTGTACAGCGGGAAGGTGAGGCCGTTGCCGAAGGCTGTTTGCGTCTGCGTCGACGCCGATTGCCTGCACGTGGCGTGTAGGCCAGTCGTGGATTTCATGGTGGAGGTGCTCTATGCCTCTTCTACGTTCCAGATTTCTGAACTTGTTGCTCTTTATCAG AGGCAGTTGCTAGATATTCTTGAAAAGGCTGcaatagatgacattttgttgGTTCTATCTGTTGCAAACATGTGTGGTAAAGAATGTGAAAGATTGCTGGCAAGGTGTATCGAGAGTATTGTTAAATCTGATGCTGATACCATTACTCTTGATAAATCTCTTCCCCAAGATATTGTCAAACAAATTGTGGATTCAAGAAAAGAACTCGGCTTGGACAAGCTTGAAAGCAATAGTGTTCCAGATAAACATGTGAAGAGAATACATAGGGCCCTGGATTCAGATGACGTTGAGTTAGTCAGAATGCTACTGAAAGAGGGGCATACTACTCTAGATGATGCATGTGCGCTCCATTATGCAGTGGCATACTGTGATGCAAAAACCACAACTGAGCTTCTTGATCTTGGAATTGCTGATGTGAACCATAGGAACCAGAGGGGCTACACCGTGTTGCACATTTCTGCAATGAGAAAAGAACCTAAGATCATAGTGTCCCTCCTAACGAAGGGAGCCAGACCATCAGATCTTACATTGGATGGCAGAAATGCGCTTCAGATATCAAAGCGGCTCACTAAGGCTATGGTTTATAACAAGTCCCCAGAGGAAGGAAAAGCTTCTCCCAAGGATCGGTTATGCATAGAGATACTGGAGCAAGCAGAACGAAGAGATCCATTGCTAGGAGAGGCTGCTCTTTCTCTTGCTATGGCAGGCGATGATCTCCGTATGAAATTGTTGTACCTTGAAAATAGAG TTGGACTGGCAAAACTTCTATTCCCCATGGAAGCAAAAGTTGCAATGGATATTGCTCAAGTTGATGGCACTTCTGAGTTTCCTTTAGGCATCAAATCTAAGAATTTGGGCAATGCCCAGAGAACAACTGTAGACTTAAATGAGGCACCTTTCAGGATTCAAGAGGAGCATCTAACTAGGATGAAAGCACTCTCTAGAACTG TGGAACTTGGAAAACGCTTCTTCCCTCGTTGCTCAGAGGTCCTTAATAAGATAATGGATGCTGATGACATATCAGAGCTGGCATACCTGGGGAGCTCCGATCCAGAGGAGCGACTATTGAAGAAACAAAGGTATATGGAGCTCCAAGAAGTTCTAAAGCAGGCGTTCAATGAAGATAAGGAGGAGTTTGATAAGTCTGCCATGTCGTCTTCAGCGTCTTCTACATCCTTAGGGGTGGCGAGGTCTAATGGTAAGCTTACCATCAAGAAATGA
- the LOC109009449 gene encoding heat stress transcription factor A-2-like, with product MVTESDGGHTFSSLPMKEQVVDEEEEEETRTTPSDNNPSNSGGAPHGGSSSTAIWTPVHDINDTAPPTRTKVSEVGDIEVVHIKKEEEEDEEEEEDRDVANFDSDGGGNGPSSSSSLAAVPKPMEGLHEPGPPPFLKKIFEMVEDPDTDTVVSWSETRDSFTVWDEHVFAQDLLPRYFKHRNFSSFIRQLNTYGFKKIDTDNWKFANEGFQGGKKHLLKSIKRRSRLNKQQQQQQQGAVGVNPKKPGFEAELESLREDQNVLKVEILNLRQEQQDSQNHLGAVKNRIRGAECRLQQTLFFLTKITKSPGFAQQLIQKTKQQKRELDGGEFVKRRRLLASHGREKAIDNSHSINCRNHVQGDLVTTLSLLSKILEEAVDIDTTHPIQTPFPAPIDDALCSLEDQNVNVMYRSSSSPNISSAYDVMAENLPEDNLNIVDEELDMNDDSKFYSELEDLIVKQHDLGGFRGGLVEQAGCIGAIP from the exons atggtcaCTGAAAGTGACGGTGGTCATACTTTCTCATCATTGCCAATGAAAGAACAAGTCgtcgatgaagaagaagaagaagaaacaagaaCGACGCCGTCTGATAACAATCCTTCTAATTCCGGCGGTGCACCTCACGGTGGGTCGTCCTCCACCGCAATATGGACACCAGTCCATGATATAAACGACACCGCTCCACCGACTAGAACAAAGGTCTCGGAAGTGGGCGACATCGAGGTGgtccatataaaaaaagaagaagaagaagacgaagaggaggaagaggaccGGGACGTAGCAAATTTTGACAGTGACGGAGGTGGTAATGGGCCTTCGTCGTCGTCTTCGTTGGCGGCGGTGCCAAAGCCGATGGAGGGGCTGCACGAGCCGGGTCCACCGCCGTTTCTGAAGAAGATATTCGAGATGGTGGAAGACCCGGATACCGATACGGTGGTGTCGTGGAGCGAGACCCGGGACAGCTTCACCGTGTGGGACGAGCATGTCTTCGCACAAGACCTGCTCCCAAGGTATTTCAAGCACAGAAACTTCTCCAGCTTCATTCGCCAGCTCAACACCTAC GGTTTCAAGAAGATTGATACAGATAACTGGAAGTTTGCAAACGAAGGATTTCAAGGAGGGAAGAAGCATTTGCTCAAGAGCATCAAAAGAAGAAGTCGGTTAAACaaacagcagcaacaacaacaacaagggGCAGTAGGTGTCAATCCGAAGAAACCTGGGTTTGAGGCTGAACTTGAGAGTCTGAGGGAGGATCAAAACGTACTGAAAGTGGAAATTCTGAACCTTAGACAGGAACAGCAGGACTCTCAGAATCATTTAGGTGCTGTCAAAAATCGGATTCGAGGTGCAGAGTGTAGGTTACAACAGACGCTCTTTTTCCTAACCAAAATAACTAAAAGCCCAGGCTTTGCTCAGCAATTAATCCAGAAGACAAAGCAGCAAAAGAGAGAGCTGGACGGAGGTGAATTTGTCAAGAGACGCAGACTGCTAGCATCCCATGGGCGTGAAAAGGCTATTGACAACAGCCATAGCATTAATTGCAGAAACCATGTTCAGGGGGACTTGGTGACAACTCTATCTTTACTCTCTAAAATCCTGGAAGAAGCTGTGGATATAGATACTACCCATCCAATACAAACACCATTTCCAGCTCCCATAGATGATGCATTGTGCAGTCTTGAGGATCAGAATGTCAATGTGATGTATAGAAGTAGCAGCAGCCCAAATATCTCATCTGCTTATGATGTCATGGCAGAGAATTTACCGGAGGATAATTTGAATATTGTAGATGAAGAGTTAGATATGAATGATGACTCTAAATTCTATTCTGAATTGGAGGATTTGATTGTCAAGCAACATGATTTGGGTGGATTTAGAGGAGGATTGGTGGAACAAGCTGGTTGTATTGGGGCGATCCCTTGA